A stretch of Gemmatimonadota bacterium DNA encodes these proteins:
- a CDS encoding helix-turn-helix transcriptional regulator: MPQSKTKKGSLKRDWISPPGHTIADLLEERNWTQDQLADRLGVSRKYVSKLVTGKATFSEANAIKLARVLGSTVGFWLKRKTCYRAALADLHAI; this comes from the coding sequence GTGCCACAGAGTAAAACAAAGAAAGGGTCCTTAAAGCGGGACTGGATCTCGCCACCCGGCCACACCATAGCGGACTTGCTTGAAGAGCGCAATTGGACGCAAGACCAGCTGGCGGATCGGCTAGGTGTGTCGCGCAAGTATGTGAGCAAGCTAGTGACTGGAAAGGCTACGTTCTCGGAAGCGAATGCCATCAAACTGGCACGCGTGCTGGGAAGTACGGTCGGATTCTGGCTTAAACGGAAAACATGTTACAGGGCGGCTCTTGCTGATCTCCACGCGATCTAG